In Aethina tumida isolate Nest 87 chromosome 2, icAetTumi1.1, whole genome shotgun sequence, the DNA window aaaaggCATATCCACCCCAGGATTTTTCAGTGGATACAGTGTCACAACACCAACATCAACATCAGGTTTGGGCACAAAAGCTTTACCAGGTATTGTGAACTTGTAATCAATATTGCACCAGAATTGACACATAACAGATAAGCGACAGCGTTGTTTATGTCCCACTGGTGCAACCATTCGTTCTGCAACTTCCTTTTGAAAAGTTAGGGTCATTGATGTTCGACCAAAAGCCCAAGCTGATGATTTTTGAGAGATTGCATGCAACCATTCGACCAGGAGGATTGTTGACACACTGAATGGCAAATTGCCTATTAAATGAATCGGAGGCGGGGCGTCGAACCAACCGTGTTTTGGGGCCTGATTAAAgcctttttctaaattataagtaCGAATATCTCCTAATTCAATTTGCATGTCTGTATAGTCAGAACATGATTCTTGTAAAAGTTCTAATGTAGGCACAAAACGTGGATCTTTTTCCacaactattaacttttttggTTGCTTTTTGATAATAGATCTGGTGATGCCACCAGGACCTGGTCCAACTTCACACacataatgatttttaattttgccgGCAGCTCTAACGATTTTGTCGGTCAAACGTTCATCCATCAAAAAGTTCTGGGACAGCTGTCTCAAAGCCTTGAGACGGTAAAGTTTGACCAAGTCTCTTATGGTAGGTAAAGGGGGTAAACGGAGAGGTTTGGCCAAGGTtgtaagttttaatgtttgattcaTTGTGTTGTTTTGGCGGGTTCGTCAAAGTCGTCGAGGAACGTCTCCTGTCTAACGGCGTACATAGAATACCCGTAGATGCCGAGTATGCTTACACCAAGAATACCAGCGGTTATGAGGTTATTCCTTCTCAGACGCTTTAATTTCTCCACTCGAATCCGATTCTCCTTTTCGAAGCGTTGAATGAACTCCAACTCCGACGGTTTTAATTTGCTGACATCGATTTTCGGCATGCGATTACTTtcagacattttttaaaaccttttCACATCACCCAGGAATGACATACATAACCTCAACATTTTCTGGAGGTACTTCTTACTAACTTCActgtaattaaacatttaagtttagacgtaaaattgtaaatcaatctaattaattggaattaaaaGATAAGTTTATACTTAagatttaccaaaatattttatttttgtccattttcattttaaaaactaatttaatcgACGTTGCCAAGTTATACTTTCTTGGTATATAGTTGAACGTATAGACAAAAaactactatttaaataaaattatgcagTATCTATATGtgctgtttaatattaaatatttcttttaacttttatcatcaagttttaatttaaataatagagtATATTTACTTATAGAAATTTGACAACACCGAAAAACCCTAACCTTGCACGAAGACTGACCTGAAGCTAGTAATTTACTAAGAAAACAAGACGAACtgtttattttcagattttttagatgtgAATAAAAGACTTTACAGGAAATAGAATGGCTGATGATGGCCTCCCATCAAAAACCCCAACGACGAGCAATCATAACCGTGATGAATCGGACAATGAGGAAGGTGAAAGACCTCAACAATTACGTCTAGATTTGGGGGACAATTCCTTACGAAAATCAAATAGGTTaggaatttctaataatattgctCCAGGTAATAAACGATTTCAAAATCCTCCTAGCACAAAATTCATATGACACTTTTTACAGGAAGCAGTTCTAGTGACATTCAAAAAAGGGAAGATAATCCTTTTTCATTCAAGCACTTTTTAAGAGACTCGAACAGTTATCAGAGCAAGGGGGCTAGGCCAAAGGTATTTTGCGAAGGCAGACCAGTACCGCCAGCGCCAGAACTCGGCAATCAAATTACCAGTGAAGTAAAATCAAACAGAGTGGTGCCAGAATTCTCATCTGCCTTACCAGACTTTGTCCAAGACCATCTAGTCATTGAACAGTGCTACTTAGGAAATAACAGTAACCAGAACTTCAATCtagatattaacaatttaccaGACTTTGCCCCAAGCAGGGATGACAATAGACTTAACTATGAGGCTAGTCAcaacaatgaattaaaaataccaCTGGATCTGCCTGTAAGACCCCCATCCAGTTTTCCTTTAGATCTGCCCATTTCTAACTCTGTTCCTGCATCCAGAAATTGTCCACCAGTTGAAGTAAGTGCTTGACCtccaattataaatgaatgttaaaataatattgttacagGTTGGCAATTCAAAGAGTCTGCCAGATTTCCTTGCAGACAGTGCAGTTTGCTCACAAATTTGTGATAATGCTCTAAATCACACACCAGAAAATGAATCTGATTTAATGAGGAGAGAGTTGGAGAGTCTTAGGAGGCAATTGAGTGATCAAATTAGGAGGGCAGACAATTTAAGTCGGGAACTGGAAGTTGCCAGAAGTAAAGAACATGAATACACCCATAATCTTGCCAAAGCATTAGAACAAGTTGAGGAAAATCTGGAAAAGAGCAatgtatgttaataattatttatttattttttgctttaACTGAGTTGTTTTAGAGGAAAGCTGCAGCATCTGTAAGTACTATTCAAAAGCTAAAACAAGAAATCAAACTACTTAATGTAAGTATATTGTGGTTTAATTTaccataaattatgtaatgaCTCACCCTTTTatagtttcaaataaatgaacTGAAAAGAGAAAATAGTATGTTGAGGGGAGAGGAAGCTGCAGGTGGTGCTGGTTATTACAACACAAATGAACTACAATCCCAAAGATTGGCCCAAGAGCTTAGAGCTGCTGCAAGCACAGCAGAACATTCTTTAAGGTACATTTAAGATATAAATGTTGAGTTGCCAAGTTAACAGTGGTTGTTTTTAGGCAATTGTTAACAGGTGtggataatttaagaataatggCTGCATCACTAGAAAACATGCATAGAATAGAAGAAAAGAATGATCCTTTCATTGATAAGGATGAATCAGGGCCTGCCCTATGAAGCACATGTTTAAAATcctgttttgttatttttaaatgtacataagtaatttattgttgatataaatttttatacatgtgattttatttatatgttattagCTAACTGATATTAACACCaagtattgtatatatatatatatatatatatatatatatatatatatatatatatataatgcaaaaatttataattttgtcaattataatcaatgtgatttttttgttttatgtctTTATTATCATATATGTATATGATGTTCAAGaatatttctcatttttaataaatttgtatattaggTTGATTTCCTGATTATATCTGATATCATTCGTTTTATTTAtcccatttattttttctcccCATAAAATATTCCTGGTTGTGTCTGATAACAACTAAATTTGATACTCtggtataaataaatcattaaaacaactatttgaataataattttacagtatACGAAGATATTATGCCATGACCTACGGTTTTTTACGTAATACTTTAATAATCTATGATACATATttgacttaataaataaaaatgttatagaaAGTGCCAAGTATTTCAGCCGCTTTGTAACGTATTGTAAACCCAAtgatcataaaattattttataacccgagatataaatatatcaaggTTTTTcgcaatttattcaaaaaaattcaacaatacaGCGTTATACTTTTAGTGCAACGTTTCACATTCGTTCATAATCCGAATACTAAccgagtaatttatttaactcgtATCAATTGTATTCATCTAATTTACGTATGGAAATAATAAACGATTTTAGTTGAATAGCGACTGCATGTGGAAGCTATTTCAAATAGTCCCTCTTGACAAgataagataatatttcaaagttgTGTTATTTGGAACCGGTTAGTGGCGTGTATACCTGAACACCAGCTTGAgcagaattaattaagtaagtaCCTGtgcttacatatttttatttattatattgtttaaatacaataataaactatGCCTAAACACACACAATGTTGTTTTGTGATACATTTCCTAAATGGACCTTGAACTTATGCCATTAGGTATTTAAAAGCACTAAGAAACTGTAAATAATTACTCGACTAGCACATATTTGACTAACAGCAGTGATATAACAAGCAGACACTTTAAATAACCATTGTAAATATGTTTAGGCTCgcacattttttatcattcctagaataattataatttaaatattacacaatacttatttttccactcacaattaagtaattaataaaatattattcattcatGGATGGTTTAACGTATGTTGAATAAATGTTCCTGAAATCATTACActgtaatgttaataaatttatttataatacaaagtCAATAACTAATTACTTTGTCCAAAAGTTTACTAGttgctaatatttttgtaaacaattgTTAGCACTTTAGTTTGTCGAATGTtaacaacagtaaattatctAATCCGTGGGTATAATgaccaaatttttattgtaggaCTGTGATACGATGAGTAAACTAGCAACGTTTATGAAAAATGCTTTGGACAAATATCCCATAGTTTCAAATTGTGTTATATATGGATCGT includes these proteins:
- the LOC109608165 gene encoding dimethyladenosine transferase 1, mitochondrial, with amino-acid sequence MNQTLKLTTLAKPLRLPPLPTIRDLVKLYRLKALRQLSQNFLMDERLTDKIVRAAGKIKNHYVCEVGPGPGGITRSIIKKQPKKLIVVEKDPRFVPTLELLQESCSDYTDMQIELGDIRTYNLEKGFNQAPKHGWFDAPPPIHLIGNLPFSVSTILLVEWLHAISQKSSAWAFGRTSMTLTFQKEVAERMVAPVGHKQRCRLSVMCQFWCNIDYKFTIPGKAFVPKPDVDVGVVTLYPLKNPGVDMPFKIVEKVVRNIFNMRQKYSIRGTERLFPEDLREILAPKMFQLAELDYMVKPFQISNEEFARLCYAYKVICEDYPEVLNYDSRAPNQESVL
- the LOC109608167 gene encoding cytochrome c oxidase assembly factor 3, mitochondrial; the encoded protein is MSESNRMPKIDVSKLKPSELEFIQRFEKENRIRVEKLKRLRRNNLITAGILGVSILGIYGYSMYAVRQETFLDDFDEPAKTTQ
- the LOC109608168 gene encoding endosome-associated-trafficking regulator 1, whose amino-acid sequence is MADDGLPSKTPTTSNHNRDESDNEEGERPQQLRLDLGDNSLRKSNRLGISNNIAPGSSSSDIQKREDNPFSFKHFLRDSNSYQSKGARPKVFCEGRPVPPAPELGNQITSEVKSNRVVPEFSSALPDFVQDHLVIEQCYLGNNSNQNFNLDINNLPDFAPSRDDNRLNYEASHNNELKIPLDLPVRPPSSFPLDLPISNSVPASRNCPPVEVGNSKSLPDFLADSAVCSQICDNALNHTPENESDLMRRELESLRRQLSDQIRRADNLSRELEVARSKEHEYTHNLAKALEQVEENLEKSNRKAAASVSTIQKLKQEIKLLNFQINELKRENSMLRGEEAAGGAGYYNTNELQSQRLAQELRAAASTAEHSLRQLLTGVDNLRIMAASLENMHRIEEKNDPFIDKDESGPAL